In the Malus domestica chromosome 16, GDT2T_hap1 genome, one interval contains:
- the LOC103402626 gene encoding fruit protein pKIWI502 — protein sequence MSLAIFQPASVTLHSHAHLSSPLHPMSILRRLNPHHLKLRRHRFATVAAAVRQDTALWTPAPLSEIEPAAESLFHVRVDLSDAPDLASSHTRAGQYLQLRVPDESKPSFLAIASPPSLASTKGVFEFLVKSVAGSTAELLCGLKRGAVVELSQVMGKGFDVERIEPPENYPTVLIFATGSGISPIRSLIESGFSADKRSAVKLFYGARNLDRMAYQDRFKDWESSGVEIVPVLSQPHGGWTGQSGYVQAAFSRAKQIDNPPSTAAVLCGQKQMTEEVTSILVADGVSTENILKNF from the exons ATGTCACTCGCAATCTTCCAACCCGCATCGGTCACCCTCCACTCCCATGCGCACCTTAGCTCCCCCCTCCACCCCATGTCTATCCTACGCCGCCTCAACCCCCACCACCTAAAACTACGCCGCCACCGCTTCGCCACCGTCGCCGCCGCCGTACGCCAAGACACCGCCCTCTGGACCCCCGCCCCGCTCTCCGAGATAGAACCGGCCGCCGAGTCGCTCTTCCACGTCCGCGTCGACCTGTCCGACGCCCCCGACCTCGCCTCGTCCCACACGCGAGCCGGCCAGTACCTCCAGCTTCGCGTCCCGGACGAGTCGAAGCCCTCGTTTCTGGCCATCGCGTCGCCGCCATCGTTGGCGTCCACAAAAGGGGTGTTTGAGTTTTTGGTGAAGAGCGTGGCCGGGTCCACGGCGGAGCTTCTGTGCGGGCTCAAGAGAGGGGCCGTGGTGGAGCTCAGCCAGGTCATGGGAAAAGGCTTCGACGTTGAACGGATCGAACCGCCGGAAAATTACCCTACGGTTCTAATTTTCGCCACGGGATCTGGAATCAG TCCAATCCGGTCTCTGATCGAATCGGGGTTTAGCGCCGATAAGAGATCCGCCGTTAAGCTATTTTATGGCGCCAGAAACCTTGACAGAATGGCGTATCAG GATAGATTTAAGGACTGGGAATCTTCAGGTGTTGAGATTGTGCCGGTACTATCACAACCCCACGGCGGTTGGACGGGACAAAGCGGCTATGTGCAG GCTGCCTTTTCCAGAGCCAAGCAAATTGATAACCCTCCCTCTACAGCTGCTGTTTTATGTGGGCAGAAGCAGATGACTGAG